CCGCAACAGCTACTGGCCGATGACCTATGGCGCGGCCGGCGGGCTCGCGATCGACCTCGACGAGAACAGCCTCGCCTCCGCCCGCCGCAACCTCGCGCCCTTCCCGACCCTCGCTGTGGAGCGGTGCAGCGCCTATGAGCTGGACGGGCGCTCCAGCTACGACATCGCCTTTTCCATCGGTGTCATTCATCATGTCGAGGATCCCGACCTCGCCCTCGCCAATATGGTGCGGTCGGTGAAACCGGGTGGCCTCGTGATGATCTGGGTGTATGGGCTGGAGAATAACCGCTGGATCGTCCACTTCTTCTCGCCCTTGCGGCGCCTTCTCTTCAGCCGCCTGCCCATCGGCGTGACGCATGCCATGTCCGTGGTGCCGGCGGCGCTGCTCTGGCTGGCCTTGCGGCTTGGCCTCAGCCGGATCGAGTATTTCCGGCTCATCCGCCAGTTCGATTTCGCGCACCTGCGCTCCATCGTGTTCGACCAGATGCTGCCGGAGATCGCCCATTACTGGTCGCGCGACGAGGTCGAGGCGCTCATGCGGCGCGCCGGGCTCGCGGATGTCGAATTGTCCTGGGTCAATGAAATGTCCTGGGCGGCGAAGGGGCGGCGGCCCGTCGGCGGGCCGGGTTGAGGCCAATGACGCGCGGACCGGCGGGGCCGGGGGCGTCCGGCGCGGCGCCGGAGCGTCTCCTGCTCATCAACCACGAATACCCGCCGATCGGCGGCGGCGCCGGCAACGCGACGGAAAATCTCGCGCGCGAGCTCGCCGGGCTCGGGGCCGAGGTGCGGGTGATCACCGCGCGTTACGGCGGCCTTCCAGCCCGCGAGACGACGGCCGAGGGGGTGGAGGTCATCCGCATCCCGGCGTTGCGCCGCCGGCGCGAGCGCAGCTCCATCCTGGAAATGCTGAGCTTCATGGCGAGCTCGCTGGTCTATGTCCCCCTTCATGCCGCCCGGTGGCGGCCTTCCGCGACCATCGCTTTTTTCGGTCTGCCGGCCGGCCCGTCCGCCTGGCTGGCGCGGTGGGTGAGCGGGGCGCCCTATATCGTCTCGCTGCGCGGCGGCGACGTGCCGGGTTTCCAATACAGCGGCATCGGCGTCTATCACCGGCTGACCGGGCCGGTGATCGGTTTCCTATGGCGGCGGGCGGCGGCGGTGGTCGCCAATAGCGAGGGGCTGGCGGACCTCGCCCGGCGCTTTGCGCCCGATGTCGCCATCTCCCTCATCCCCAACGGGGTCGACGCCGGCCGCTTCGTGCCGGCGCCGGCCTCGGCGCCGGGGGAGGCGATGCGGCTGGTCATCGTCGGCCGCCTCGTCCACCAGAAGGGCATCGACAGCCTGCTCACCGCCATGGCGCGGGCCGGCG
Above is a window of Ancylobacter sp. WKF20 DNA encoding:
- a CDS encoding class I SAM-dependent methyltransferase, producing MPLNTHSSPGAGTGSTHRFGYEWGHYSEMRPLYETQFRRWTPFMAPEDWVGKTFIDVGCGMGRNSYWPMTYGAAGGLAIDLDENSLASARRNLAPFPTLAVERCSAYELDGRSSYDIAFSIGVIHHVEDPDLALANMVRSVKPGGLVMIWVYGLENNRWIVHFFSPLRRLLFSRLPIGVTHAMSVVPAALLWLALRLGLSRIEYFRLIRQFDFAHLRSIVFDQMLPEIAHYWSRDEVEALMRRAGLADVELSWVNEMSWAAKGRRPVGGPG
- a CDS encoding glycosyltransferase family 4 protein, whose protein sequence is MTRGPAGPGASGAAPERLLLINHEYPPIGGGAGNATENLARELAGLGAEVRVITARYGGLPARETTAEGVEVIRIPALRRRRERSSILEMLSFMASSLVYVPLHAARWRPSATIAFFGLPAGPSAWLARWVSGAPYIVSLRGGDVPGFQYSGIGVYHRLTGPVIGFLWRRAAAVVANSEGLADLARRFAPDVAISLIPNGVDAGRFVPAPASAPGEAMRLVIVGRLVHQKGIDSLLTAMARAGVPLTLEIVGDGEARAELEAQPAALGIAGRVTFTGWLDRAHLPAVYAGADLFVFPSRDEGMPNVVLEAMAAGLPVIGSDIAGNRDLIVPEETGLLVPVDDPDALARALARLQGDPARRRRMGAAGRARVEAHFSWREAARRYCALVSGMRAANAARD